DNA from Elaeis guineensis isolate ETL-2024a chromosome 2, EG11, whole genome shotgun sequence:
cccggctcccgtaggagcccgggcgaagctttcctggcggcgaaacccggctcccgtaggagtccgggcgaagcttcccttggcggcggaacccggctcccgtaggagtccgggcgaagcttccctgggcggtgaaacccggctcccgtaggagtccgggtgaagtttacctgggcggtgaaacccggctcccgtaggagtccgggtgaagtttaccttggcggcggaacccggctcccgtaggagtccgggcgaagcttcccttggcggcggaacccggctcccgtaggagttcgggtggagcttcccttggcggcggaacccggctcccgtaggagtccgggcgaagcttcccttggcggcggaacccggctcccgtaggagtccgggcgaagcttccctgggcggtgagacccggctcccgtaggagtccgggtgaagtttacctgggcggcggaacccggctcccgtgggagtccgggtgaagtttacctgggcggtgaaacccggctcccgtaggagtccgggtgaagtttaccttggcggcggaacccggctcccgtgggagtccgggtgaagtttacctgggcggtgaaacccggctcccgtaggagtccgggtgaagtttaccttggcggcggaacccggctcccgtgggagtccgagtgaagtttacctgggcggtgaaacccggctcccgtaggagtccgggtgaagtttaccttggcggcgaaacccggctcccgtaggagtccgggtcttccattttgcttgagccggcgcgaggttctcgttatcagcctggcttgtgggggcgcgttagggcgctgcaaggcctctcccccctccggtctaaaagaaccgggccttcaactttgctcatgtcaggacgaggtcctcctcctgttcctgacatggccgtgggggcacattagggcgttgcaaggcctctccccccatccggtctaaaagaaccgggccttcaactttgctcatgtcaggacgaggtcctccttctgttcctgacatggccatgggggcacattagggcgttgcaaggcctctccccccatccggtctaaaagaaccgggcctttgactttgctcaagttagggcgaggttttcctcctgtccctaacagggctgtgggggcacattagggcgttgtaaggcctctccccccatccggtctaaaagaaccgggcctttgactttgctcaagttagggcgaggttttcctcctgtccctaacagggctgtgggggcacattagggcgttttaaggcctctccccccatccggtctaaaagaaccgggcctttgaccttgcgcatgtcaggacgaggttctcctcctgttcctgacatggccgtgcttttggagaaatcatatccggtcataatacatccatgctaggtgggaggagcatgttagctaaaaagaaaggtagattcaaagcgaaatagtaagcgatacatttacagtattcccgctccttcttgaggccctccggcgacggagtcgatggtcccgataggaggccggtccccgggctgctcctcccttttctgcagttcgggcggtgggagggctcttggccggtctcctctaccctcaggccggcggcggatgaatctgtcgagccgacctcgccggatgagctcctcgatctcgtcctggagctggatgcactcttcggtgtcgtggccgtgatcgcggtggtagaggcagaacttgttggggttgcgcttcccggggtgcgtgcgcatcctctccggccttgggagcagctccctgacctccatcagtacctgggcctttgaggcgttgaggggggcgtagctgcggaactttcctggcggggaaccccgccgaaacctgttgtccgggctcctctgcctgcgtgcccgggggggagtatgggcgcgcttatgtccaggaggggaccgagagcgaggccgggcttcctttagcctcttctcaactgcgggcttactagaatctcccgcctggcgctccctcgccgtctcttcatccttcatcttgaaggcctcttccgctcgggcgtatccttcagcccgagccagtagatcagcaaaatccctggggtactttttctccagggagtacaagagatcattcttctgaaggccacctttcagggcggccatggcaaccgactggtccaagttccggacctccaacgccgcgatgttgaagcggttgatgtaggcccgtatggactccccttccctctgcttgatgttgatgagggactccgaacctttccggggacgtcggctgctgacaaaatgggccacgaattggtggctcatttggtcgaaggagaatatggtgcccggcttcagggccgagtaccagttccttgccgctcccttcaaagtagacgggaaagcccggcacaagatggcgtcgggagcaccatgaagcagcatcagcgtcgggagcaccatgaagcagcatcatcgttcggaaggcctccagatggtccaccggatccgacgtcccgtcgtagctttcaaactgggggagcttgaaattcggcgggatcggttcctgcataatcatttgggagaagggagggtcagtgcagatatcctcaccgtaagcgggaggcgcatggcggagttcttcgatccgccggttcatctcctggagcctccggtccaggaagtcctctcgactccgagtctcgagggtcctttggcagaacgggggcagggatctcccaggggtggagtcgtggtccgattgagggctctccacccttggattcgccttcccgggaaggacggggcggctggcccaggtggcccgccccaccaccgggttctggcattccggagatgccccttccggatgcgctgacgcctgcggcggctgctgctgcattgcctgtacggcctcgacgaggcccttgacctgctgcgccagcaagtcaaactgctccgcgccgaccgccgtcgccggagggggaggaggagctggctgagagacgggaggggaggccggagcctgagacctggccgcggaggccgtggaccgtcgggtggacgccctgcgcggaggcatcgggtgtcgatctcgcgggggaggattaggagtagatgacggagagatggccggagacggctccgtcgagcgctccttcaagaacaagggtgctgcgaagacacaggcccttcctctagcgccaatcctgttggtgcagaaatccgcctgcgccggagaagctggagttgaggaagccgcggtcgccgccgggacctgcaagggaagtctaaaccggaggtggggttgctccggcaagaccctccgacgctcaagtcagttctctgcctcaacaagaatggagtgctcgaacggagagtttagcagagttttgagataaggcgaaagggcttaaggaataacgtatctgagtccctccttttataggcgggaggcaacggactgatggcgacgtttgtaaccgcctggtagtgggccgcccacggtcaggggaaatgattgcgaaagataatggagcagacacgtgggcatcacctcgacttgccacgtggaatctgttatgaggggtggagcagcgtccgtcgtcaggagaatcgcatggtatccgtcgcaggaggtggagcaggtttgtggccgtcactgtggcttgccaggggatagtggagctgtgcggaatccgccacaggaagtggagcagggcggctatggctgctgcggcttgtcagggaatgatgatactgcgcggagtccgccacaggaggtggagcagggtcgtggccgctttgagggcctgtcaggggtcgtggatctgtcgattgaagctcggtaacgacCGGAGCtcagtttctgttgaggtgcgggtgaggtcctcctggcggtaggggtcgtgggccgagcccggctctcgtaggagtccgggcggagctgctctgatgtcgatggcggagtccggctcccgtaggagtccgggcggagctgcagctgctgtcggcggtggagcccggctctcgtaagagtccgggcggagctgcgctgcaaacaaagttaagggcgaaacccggctccgataggagtccggattgagcttaccagcagttgatactgagagcggagcccggctcccgtgggagtccgggcagagctgttctgatgttggcggcgaagtccggctcccgtaggagtccggagggagctgcgctgatgtcgtcggtggagcccggctcccgtaggagcccgggcggagctgcacttgctgatggcggtggagcccggctcccgtaggagcccgggcggagctgcacttgctgatggcggtggagcccggctcccgtaggagcccgggcggagctgcacttgctgatggcggtggagcccggctcccataggagtccgggcggagctgcacttgctgatggcggttccgccgtgggttccggctgtgggtattttgtacccaacaatgGTCATGATTATCTATATGTTAAAGATGAGTAAGACAAAGAAGTTAATTTCAGATGCAACTGAACAGGGACTTCATTAAGAAGTTATTTTAAAGAGATTTAAAAGAGCAACCATAAGGTAGTTGTGGGATATGTCTTCATTTAGTTCGAAATTGAGAAGGGTAAGGCACTAGTCTTGCTAAAATATCAATTAAGATTAAGAAATTATTACAGAAATTTGTTTAAGATGATTTGTGATATAGAAAatcatgaaaatgtcaaataatcTTAAACCTACAAAAATGATACATAATTGCACTGTTGTGGAATTATGATTAGACAAACTTTTAGGAAAGAGTAACAGCACAAAAGACTAAGAAGAATAACACCAATCCAGAGAGCCATACTGGATTCACTAAAGGAACATCGGTAATTAAAATCACACTTTAACTTTTTCATGTGTTAATCATACTTTAGTTAATCATTAAGCTAAAACAAATTTTAGTCATTAGGATTATCTTACATAATAGCTTGCTATCTGTCCACATCgagctctaaaaaaattcaaaatttgttatTTCAGAAAATATTTAACTACCTTCATTATAAGAATATCTTTAACTTGGATAAGGAATAGGAACAGAAAAACAGATTATTAAAGCAATGATCATAGTTCTCAATGTAGGTAACACAAGCAGAAATTAGTAAAAGTTCAAGTTTTTATATTCTTTGTTGGAGAACTCAATCGAAGAACCATATATCTTTCTTTGGAGCAATTATACATGGCAGAAATGGTTGTCAAACTAATTTCCAAAAGCAACCACGGTAAGATCATGGAGCATATATTCCTTTCTTCTTGCAGTCTTGTTATGAATGGCAAAATATAGATATCGTGTTCAAATGTCAGCATGTCATTTTGTATGTAAACCCTATGCTATTGAACCAACTTTTTCAACGTtgcttttaaatattttataaattataattaaatttctaGATGAGCTAAAATCTATGATTGAGAAAGTAATTGCAATTTATGGGCAATCTAAACTTGACTATCGGATTCACATTCAGATTACCACATCATCTAATAACCTTTGCTCTGCATTACTATTTTCTTCTATAATACCTATCTATAGCCATGTTATTCACATACTCTCTATCCGAAACTTAATTCTGATGATCTACTGATCTATACAAGCTGCCTAGAGATATCTAAGCTCTCTAATGCCATTTGGAGTTATGAAATCTATATCATCTGATGAGACAGCTTTTCTAAGATCCCTTGACAATATAGAATTTGCTAATTATAGCATCAAACCAATTCTGGAATAGTTCTTTTATTCAATTTTTATGGTTCTACTTCCTACGTAAGTTTTAACACCGACAAGATTATAGTTTACAAATTTTTCCCATCCTTGCTTTTGCTCCCACTCTGGACTTTATATAGTTCATTCTTCAACCTACCATCCACAAAAATCATTTTCAATGAGTCATAAGCTTTCTCAGCATTAATCCCACAGCTTAAAAAGTGGATAGGTAATACAATGAAATATTGATGATCACCAACCGGATTAATATGCAATAAAAACTAGTACACCCATCTTGCTGATCTTCATCAACCTCTCCACCTGGGGACTGTAACCATGTCATTGGCTCTTCCCAACCTTGAAGAAACCAAGGTACTAGATACTATTTAACGTTGCAAAAGACAAGCTCCTCTATGCAAGTAAaagaaatctaaaataataatagttTCTAATATAATACATTATTGAATTTCGTGAAAAGACACCCATGTATATGGAATGCATATGTAAACTTATTTTGGACATCTTCATCAGAAATAGGTATCAATATAGTGTAGGTAGGGAATTTCCTTCAGAGGTTCGCAATCCCAATGTCAGACACTATATTGGTATTATGTTGCTACAATAGCTGTGCACGCCTAGTTGGTTTAGCATATTGACACTTGGTACACCTTCCATACCAAGTATCAATATGGCATGGTACGCCTAGTATAGGATAGTACACTACACACGGCCCCTATGAACCTTGATTCACTCTTACGAATGGAGCAAGATATCTATGGGATATTCCCATGATTAGGAAGCTTTTAAGGGAAACTAAATTAATTTCAGCAAGCTTAACTTTGGGTAAATCAAGGGTGCAAGTTTTTGAAAGTCATAATACAAATTTAAGACTTGTGTGATGCAcaatatacattttgatcatgGAATGGGACCACGGAGAATTGTGGATAAGTAGGAGTTATTGAAACCTAGTTGGGAAACATTGGCAGTAGAGAGGTGGGGAATTGTGGAAGACCTTTGTGAGATAGTTTAAAGGTGAGGCGAGCGTGTTGGGGCCAGCAAGGAGCACTAGGAATCTTTACCTTAGGCAGCTTCATGGTTGATTTTCTTCCTTGTTCTATGAATTTAGATAATCACcgttggaattcgaggtttgggacatgcatatgtgttttaaattttttttttttaaacaccgcaacggaatacaagattaaaacacttttaatctgaattatgcatgcataaaaatataaaaccacaaggatctagttcatgtgctgaaattgacatatgctgaaattcagattgtgatcaaatcgcatacctgtttcgcagtccctttcttcaaatctgaatctgaaagagaagaaattttcttcTAGCCGCAcaaatgtccgacctctacggatatccactcaagatcagcctggaacaaccctcttcaaattgaattttcttctctaagaaaattcagcctgctgaatctgaacgaagcctggatcgcgatcaacacttgatctctttccttgatcttcttcttctcctcttttctaatCTTTCTCCCTTGCCATATGCTGCTGCTACAACCTTGAAACCAGGACCTTGGACGTGGGAGACTTGGGATGTCCCAAAGGTTGGGGCGTGTGGGACCCCAAAGGGAGaatagaaagggagaggaagagagggcgtggggagattTTTTAGGTATAAGggactgctggtttggatgctctcgGGATCTTTggggagatccctttaaataggcatgaggattgaatcctgttcaatctcataatacaagtcttacttgcattggattttctaataacttaagttatttaacttacattaagaatcctattagacgctaactcttggagcccttgtatccaattaaacacaccctcttttgcacccaagggatgcctcatatcagattaataagccctctaatcataggacacgcccaacttgatcaaatcaagatggagccccataataactatcaagaaaaattaattaggaacttgcaccctaatttaattgatccataaccttagacatccaacaattggagtctcatgaatctaattcatgtagattattagtaaataattaagtttgaattatcttatcaaataagaaatcctaacggaaagaggaattggatctaaccatgtgctagcaaggttaccttgaacccaatcagatttttctaaacctaattgacacttcataaactcaattgctaattccagaccttattcctttgttgtgtgatcctatgagttcaattctatctggtagtgagatatacaatgatctctatcaaagtatcattgaaactcttttcaatagatcggaataattctactctaactcatcaaggattgtcgatccagaacaatcctagtgagatctcacaatccatcagtgacacctaacagtatgtagtgacaatccagtagaactgaaatgaatctctaggtgtagttaacgtgtgattcagtccctctatcgtgagtcccgactagatagcagattatggataaatcgtcaaaccccaacacagtcatatgatagatttgattagctcaagtccaattgtaacttctatgaaaatttttttcatcaatcatactactgtggccatagattctcgaacttagcttctcaaatcctataggactactcttttctatcaagattgatagatcccatcttaatgtGCATCTTacccctacagtggaccaactatcgccaacatctactacaagggctcattgagacctatatttatgtgtcagtcaaactccagcagcctcactgcaggcagtagtataatctcaggtcaaaagatcattcacataactacagtatcgagatgatcactgacgatcgagtagaaatccaagtgatctcttgtatggtcacgcttagtactagttattctctaacaactacccgcactcatcGTTCAGTGTttctacactgtagaccagagactcatctatcccaaatgaAGCGATCtatgcgtcagtctatccggatcgatcatcgtcctcatgatgatcatatgaccgaaagcatttaggaattaaatacatgtctctaattctcaacaccttgagaatatgtatcaaaactaatttcatggacgattcaaggacacatcatacttgaatgaagaataaatttgcctttttattgatcaaatcaatgtgttAAGTACAAACTTGTGtcttagagttattacaatgtgtcagctatattggcttctaggacatacatctaacaatcactACCCTTAAAATTTTTTAGCTTTAGAAGTCTAGGCCAAAAAGATCAGCAATAttcacaaaaaataaagaaaatcaacTTTGCAGCCACACCAACATTTAAGTCTCATGCTCCAAGTCATGTTCTGGTGGTTGTAATGAAACAGGATTAGAGCCATACCCCAACCTGCCTGATGGCAAATAGTTAATCCCCTAATCCCAATCCTATCAGAATAATCCTTTCTAAATAACATCCATCAATATACATTTCCTATCCAGGATCCTCAAGCACACAATCCGAAAGatgtataaattattaatcctctTCTTTCATAAAATCTCTCTTTCATAGGCCCTTGGAAGGGATTCTTAGACTTCTCTATCCCAACACTCATCGGGTTCTGCACTTTGCCTCACCTCTCTATCTCGCAACAACCTTCCGAAGTTTCCTGGTCTTCTTCCACTTATGTTTCCACACTAGATTCCAATACACTTGCCATCTCCTTCCCGTTTCCCCTTCTTTCCATTGTTTGAATATAGAAAGAAGAAGTTTCAGTTCTGAGCAAATGGTGGAAAACCATGATCTATTTAAGGGAAATCATTGTCCACTGACCCAGTACCGGGTACCATACCTCATGTAGTGATTTAAATTGTTTCCATCAGCCCTAATAACCTCATGTTCCCTTCCATTCAGAGTTCTTTCCTTTGCACCATCCATTTATGCATGAACTACCTTCTAGATACCTGCCTGTGCAATAGTTATCACAAAGTAATTGCACTGTGTATTTGATTCATGTCTGTTATGGTGGTTTTGCTAAGATGGCACATAGATATACTTAGCATGCCAAAATCAAGGGAGCATTATTTTAACAAATTGTTGATTTATGATGAATTATAGTGTGAACAGTTtactttttctcaaaaaaaaaccaACCTAATTTAAGCATTTACATAATGAATCCATGGCCCATTTCTTAATCAAACATTATTTCATGATATCTGATTTCATATCTAGCATGTGCAATGCATATGCACTTTTCTAATGTTAGATGTAGCACCTTTATGAGGAGTCATCTTTTCCTAAAGATGTATCTTATAATAAAGAAAAGGAGATGAGCATGTAGTTTCAAAACCTGGATTATTCATGTAATCCAACTCGTGCTCAGAATTGTGTTGGTTATGAAATTCAAACATGAAGATCTTTCAAGAATGAATTAATATGAAAGTTATTTTTTACTTTCATGTCACTGATCATCTAGCCTAAAGACTTAACAGCCTGCCATGTTGACCCTACACAAAATAGCACAAAAGGATTGTCTAGAACTGCTATAATCCTAAAAACTAAAATTGGGTATAATATACATCAAATGATACAGAAACTTTTCTCTTAAAATAGTATTGATTTAGAGGCTTTTGCATATGGCCCCAACATTTTATTGAAATTACATATAACACCTAATCTTATTGCCATTTATAAACCAATCTAGAAAATATTCAAGATATATTGCAAGAAACACCTTGGGTTAAGTTTCCATCCTCAGGGTGAAGACATTGTTCTAGATATTAGGTAGTCATGGTATATTCTAGTACAAAAGTAATGCCCCCCTCCTTTTTTCTCTCTCATCTTTGCCCTCAAGTGCAGCCTCAAAAAGCATAAAGGAAAAGCCCATGAGGATTTATTATATAAAGAAAATAATACAATACAAGAATCAAGTGATATGTACCTCTAACAAATTGATCCACAAGCAATACAACGAAAGAGATGCTTGTAAAGCATTAGTAAAATTGAAATGTATCACTGATGTTATATAGAACTAAAGGACGTGGTAGAATCAAGATTTTTGGACTCATAAACTTAATCCCATGCTCCAATAAGCCCCTCTCCTTTTTTCTGGGATGCAAACGCATAAAGAAACAAATAGTTTCCAACAAGCTTCCTGCgcccccccgccccccccccccccccccgagcTCTTTTCCACTTCTCCCTGCACATCTATATACCAGACCATGCCACTCTTTAACACTTCGTTACACCCCCAAACCACACTTAGATAGCAGAACTTCCAAAGATGACATTGTGATATCAAGCAATATACAAGAATTGAAGGCCACAATTTGAGCACACTACAGTGAAGCCTAGGAATGGTGACAAGGTTAGATGAATTAATGGGTTAGAGTAGCATCAACATGCCATAAAGGACCCCCAACAATGTCAATGGTTTTGATTAAAATTCTAGACATCTCTGCAATGAACGGTACTGCATCCATATGTTACATGTTGTGATCTCCTTGTATAGCAATCATAAGTATCTAGATTGCACGTTGCATATTATAATCTTAAGTTTCAAaagtattttttgatattttaaaataacaACATACATGTATACCGACAAATAATGTTCCTAAAAGTCAAATagctaaatttatataaattgattaagaacTCGGTCCTCTTACCTTCTTGCAacgaaaatttagaaaaaaaaatgaacaatTGAAACGTGAGAAACAAAATCAACCCAATTTTGATCCTACAGTCTTAAGTTCAACTTAATGTTAATTCTAGGGGCTAGGGCAACAGCTGTAATTTAGCCTAAATGAACCCCCCTATATGATGAGCAGATGGTCAATTAGCAAGCCCAAAAATGTATCAACCCATTTATGTTTATGTGGAAGCATATGATCTGACATTATTAATCATCAAAACTTAAACATATTTGCACTTGCATGTGCGTTTTCACAATTATATGTATGCATATTAAGATTTCAAAagggggtgagagagagagagttcctcATACATACCAGTCTATTACTTGGCTAATCTTGGGCTCAAACTCTTTTACCTACAATCAGGAAAAGGCAACAGAGGAGGGTGAGAAAAATATCTGAGCATTGAAGCAAAATAGGCAAGCAAGTTGAGAAATTTGCATGgaggatcgagagagagagagagagagagttgaggacagttAATGGCGGGGAAGTAGAGAGTACCTCTTGCGAGGAGAGGGAGATGCGGGCGGTATCGGCAAGGCGAGGCACATCTGGGGGTTGGAGGGCCGCCGAGCAGCGATGGACGGTTGACGACGACAAGCGAGAGCGAGAGCGATGCGCGGCACAGTTTGGCCACGATCTTAGTGGCGATCCCCACAAGACCAACCTGCAGAGGGCGATGGCGCCGCTTCCGGCCGCCACAGAAAACAACATCAGCCGCGCTTTTCCTTATCCCGTTTTCGCGTCCCCTTGGATCGATACCATCCCATTCCATCTCAAAGGGAGGATAGGCATGACGAGGATAAGTAAAGGTTATCCCCAATGATAGTGTTTGGTGGTCATTATTTTAGGTAGAATAAGAATTTATTTCATCTTAATTCCCCCAAACATCTTCTAAAGTGATAATATCGATTTCGATCAATCCATATTAATTATGCATTAATTATACTTTATTTCCATCTATCTTGAATAAGCTATTCCATATTAGACTATGAAATAAcctattttagatctttaataaaaattaattatactttATTCTAGATTAGAAAATAATACTGCATTAATTACATTTTATTTCTAGTGAAATAGCAGATTTCCAACTAAAC
Protein-coding regions in this window:
- the LOC140855616 gene encoding uncharacterized protein, coding for MVLPTLMLLHGAPDAILCRAFPSTLKGAARNWYSALKPGTIFSFDQMSHQFVAHFVSSRRPRKGSESLINIKQREGESIRAYINRFNIAALEVRNLDQSVAMAALKGGLQKNDLLYSLEKKYPRDFADLLARAEGYARAEEAFKMKDEETARERQAGDSSKPAVEKRLKEARPRSRSPPGHKRAHTPPRARRQRSPDNRFRRGSPPGKFRSYAPLNASKAQVLMEVRELLPRPERMRTHPGKRNPNKFCLYHRDHGHDTEECIQLQDEIEELIRRGRLDRFIRRRPEGRGDRPRALPPPELQKREEQPGDRPPIGTIDSVAGGPQEGAGIL
- the LOC105034995 gene encoding glutamyl-tRNA(Gln) amidotransferase subunit C, chloroplastic/mitochondrial, producing MLFSVAAGSGAIALCRLVLWGSPLRSWPNCAAHRSRSRLSSSTVHRCSAALQPPDVPRLADTARISLSSQEVKEFEPKISQVIDWFGQLQAVNLESIEPSLRADTEVSASPREDFPETFENREAIISAVPSYSDPYIKVPKVLNKE